Proteins from a genomic interval of Trifolium pratense cultivar HEN17-A07 linkage group LG6, ARS_RC_1.1, whole genome shotgun sequence:
- the LOC123892308 gene encoding uncharacterized protein LOC123892308: protein MSNATKSTPIKDEATRSQSTMGMDSLVVNVIPISSIPPISPTKKVKKTSKKEKTPQVGLNSSSPSASIKKTKKKSKKSKTGLRRSFTMSELHVDPLPSSGVATPIINPAEENVDASGKNPLNLGLDVSNSVETLDVENPAVSENLGKSVPNPLLLLMLLLVLPLRPMMIVLLSLSRKQSAADKDVNENPDVVIVNETTVSDKAAKGTGKKPLYGPPKPVSKVVPRTEEKGKAKKRKAPPTSDSEFETETDNGSARWKFVYHRRLALERNLKEDILQCQSVVEAIEYAASPEYRANPEYRQVFVRGKCVKFSPTVINQYLQRHTEEVADLKVTDNEVCKVITGGRVKVWPTKAKLAATSLSPLYAILNRVAAHNWVPTTHSGDVARGLGKFIYSVGTKAKFDYGSYFFHETLSHAMTYAVEKPVAFPTLLCNVILEQHPDILRSTDVPCTRKGGLTIEQRLLEGTNMIADLTEASRALEARKLKIDRVIEALKAYEAVDIAEGEPDRQEGIETSGSEDGTEDMMEDSDETLGHTNPMLQFSNLLQHQERVKATLVTPFSNYNNITKSKLPPSITIETISDGFDKDGAIEENGFKFYMYKFWQVGPQSLVDLINNFAKSNNHVDCLIYDSFMPWCLDVAKRCGIVCASFLTQNLAI, encoded by the exons ATGTCAAACGCTACAAAATCCACTCCAATCAAGGACGAAGCTACTCGATCTCAGTCTACAATGGGTATGGATTCCCTTGTCGTCAACGTCATTCCTATTTCAAGTATACCACCTATAAGTCCTACGAAGAAGGTGAAGAAAACTTCGAAGAAGGAGAAGACACCACAAGTAGGCCTCAACTCTTCATCTCCCTCTGCTTCGattaagaaaacgaagaagaaaagCAAGAAATCAAAAACTGGATTGAGGAGGagttttacaatgtctgaactcCATGTTGATCCACTTCCATCGAGTGGTGTTGCTACTCCTATCATTAATCCTGCAGAAGAAAATGTCGACGCATCTGGTAAGAATCCTCTTAATCTAGGCCTTGATGTTTCCAATTCTGTTGAAACCCTAGATGTAGAGAACCCTGCTGTGtctgaaaatttggggaaaagtgttccAAACCCCCTATTGCTGTTGATGCTACtattggtgcttccactaagACCAATGATGATTGTGCTGCTGAGTCTCTCAAGAAAACAg TCTGCTGCTGATAAGGATGTCAATGAAAACCCTGATGTTGTAATTGTAAATGAAACAACTGTTAGTGATAA GGCTGCAAAAGGtactggtaaaaagcccctATATGGACCTCCAAAGCCTGTGAGTAAGGTGGTTCCTAGAACTGAGGAGAAGGGAAAAGCTAAGAAAAGGAAAGCTCCACCAACTAGTGACTCTGAGTTTGAGacagagacagat AATGGGTCTGCTAGATGGAAGTTTGTGTATCACAGGAGGTTGGCTCTAGAAAGGAATCTGAAAGAAGATATCCTTCAATGCCAAAGTGTTGTTGAAGCTATTGAATATGCAG caagtcctgaatataGGGCAAATCCTGAATATAGGCAAGTTTTTGTTCGTGGGAAGTGTGTCAAATTCTCACCAACTGTGATTAATCAATATCTGCAAAGACATACTGAAGAGGTGGCTGATCTGAAGGTTACagacaatgaggtctgcaaggtTATCACAGGTGGCAGGGTGAAGGTCTGGCCTACTAAGGCTAAGTTGGCTGCAACCTCTCTCTCTCCCTTATATGCCATTTTAAATAGGGTTGCTGCACACaattgggtgcctacaacccACTCAGGTGATGTGGCCAGAGGTTTAGGCAAATTCATTTATTCTGTGGGTACTAAGGCAAAATTTGATTATGGGTCTTATTTCTTTCATGAAACATTAAGCCATGCTATGACCTATGCTGTTGAAAAGCCAGTAGCCTTTCCCACTTTGCTGTGTAATGTCATCCTTGAGCAGCATCCAGATATTCTGAGGAgcactgatgttccttgtacAAGAAAGGGAGGGCTGACCATTGAGCAAAGGCTGCttgaagggacaaat atgattgctgacTTGACTGAGGCTAGCAGAGCACTTGAGGCCAGAAAATTGAAGatagatcgtgtgattgaggcccTCAAGGCTTATGAAGCTGTTGATATTgctgagggtgagcctgatAGACAAGAAGGTATTGAAACTAGTGGCTCTGAGGATGGTACTGAGGAtatgatggaggactctgatgaaa CACTTGGTCACACTAATCCAATGCTACAATTCTCCAATCTCTTACAACACCAAGAAAGAGTGAAAGCAACACTTGTCACACCCTTTTCCAACTACAACAAcataaccaaatccaaattgCCACCTTCCATTACAATTGAAACAATTTCTGATGGTTTTGACAAAGATGGAGCTATAGAAGAAAATGGTTTTAAATTCTATATGTATAAATTTTGGCAAGTTGGTCCACAATCTCTTGTTGATCTTATTAACAACTTTGCTAAATCAAACAACCATGTTGATTGTCTTATTTATGATTCATTCATGCCTTGGTGTTTAGATGTTGCAAAGAGATGTGGAATTGTTTGTGCATCTTTTCTAACTCAAAATCTTGCTATATGA